The genome window CGGCCGAAGCACCCGGCGCTCACCTGGGTCCACAACGGACTCAGGAGGCGTCGGCCTCGCCGCCCTCCCTCTTCTCCTGAAGGGCGGCGGCCAGACGCGCGGCCTTGGTCGCCGGGGCGGCGAACAGGGCGGCGGCCTGGCTCATCTTGGCCTTCATGGCCCCGGCGAGCTTGCCGAGGGTGACCTCGCGGGAGTCGAGGTCGGCGATCGACTCGACCTCGGAGACCGAGATCGGGCGGCCATCCATGTAGCCGCCCTTGATCACCAGCGCCTTGTTCTCCTTGGAGAACTCCTTCAGCGCCTTGGCGGCATCCACGGGCTCGCCCTCGATGAAGGCGATCGCGGTCGGGCCCTCGAAGAGCTCGTCGAGACCCTCGACACCCGACTGCTCCGCGGCCCGCTTGACCAGCGTGTTCTTCGCGACACGGTAGGTCGCGCCCTCGCCGAGGGCGCGGCGCAGCTGAACCAGCTTCGCCATGGACAGCCCGCGGTACTCGGTCACGACCGCAGCGGTCGCGGTGTTGAACCGCTCCGCGATCTCGTTGACCGCGTCGACCTTGTCAGGCTTCGCCATGTCGCCTCCTCTCTAGTGCTTCGCGACTACAGAAGGTCCGGGCGACCGCCCGCCGGGGCGGTGTCCGGACCGA of Saccharopolyspora erythraea contains these proteins:
- the rplJ gene encoding 50S ribosomal protein L10, with amino-acid sequence MAKPDKVDAVNEIAERFNTATAAVVTEYRGLSMAKLVQLRRALGEGATYRVAKNTLVKRAAEQSGVEGLDELFEGPTAIAFIEGEPVDAAKALKEFSKENKALVIKGGYMDGRPISVSEVESIADLDSREVTLGKLAGAMKAKMSQAAALFAAPATKAARLAAALQEKREGGEADAS